A single Montipora foliosa isolate CH-2021 chromosome 7, ASM3666993v2, whole genome shotgun sequence DNA region contains:
- the LOC138010885 gene encoding neurotrypsin-like isoform X2: MRFQTNLTIFLVALSITAWCAQVDGSWSDWGNWSLCTRVFNGIQMRTRECVNPKPQFGGIPCKGSTTVMRGCTNTSSCLQEFPVRFQTEGRPSTGVMQIHNNNTWKALCTAHWNNAEAILACQVNGYNYSNDNFTGNWKRGNTSLVNITSHSCSSIIQSCGFINTQIQCSVPVRLSGEKAKYGGRVEVFYRRRWGKICRTKWDINDAKVVCKQLGFRGALAEFMTGMNTTDEDIPVVMSDIACTGQESVLAQCNRLDGEHKCPEDIGAQALCVPNNVEVLEKKNVSSNLGSTETVQCSLEKENQNGKVKWYEIGTTTSELNSDGRIEVKGVTLTIKNVQLADGGTYECRGERYTRFYTVYVNGEFFNA, translated from the exons TTGATGGCAGCTGGAGTGATTGGGGTAACTGGAGTCTTTGTACAAGGGTCTTTAATGGCATACAGATGCGGACAAGGGAATGCGTGAATCCAAAGCCACAATTTGGTGGGATACCATGCAAAGGATCTACTACAGTTATGAGAGGGTGCACAAACACGTCAAGTTGTCTCCAAG AATTTCCCGTGCGTTTTCAAACAGAGGGCCGTCCATCTACTGGAGTGATGCAAattcacaacaacaacacctggaaagcgctttgtaccGCTCATTGGAATAATGCTGAAGCAATTCTTGCCTGCCAAGTAAATGGCTATAACTACAGTAACGACAATTTTACAGGCAATTGGAAAAGAGGAAATACAAGTTTGGTGAACATCACTTCTCATTCATGTTCATCAATCATTCAAAGTTGTGGGTTCATTAACACGCAAATCCAGTGTTCAG TTCCTGTGCGCCTAAGTGGGGAGAAAGCTAAGTATGGTGGAAGAGTAGAAGTTTTTTACCGCAGAAGGTGGGGCAAGATCTGTCGCACTAAATGGGATATCAATGATGCCAAAGTTGTTTGTAAACAACTTGGCTTTAGAGGTGCCCTGGCCGAATTCATGACGGGAATGAATACCACTGATGAAGACATACCCGTTGTAATGTCAGATATAGCTTGTACTGGACAGGAATCCGTTTTAGCCCAATGTAATCGTTTAGATGGAGAGCACAAGTGTCCGGAAGACATCGGGGCTCAAGCTCTGTGTGTACCAA ACAACGTGGAAGTtctggaaaagaaaaacgttaGTTCTAATCTTGGTAGCACTGAAACCGTGCAATGTTCCTTAGAAAAGGAAAACCAGAATGGGAAGGTTAAATGGTATGAAATTGGCACCACTACTAGTGAACTCAATTCAGACGGGAGAATTGAGGTAAAAGGTGTcactttgacaataaaaaatgttcaaCTGGCTGATGGGGGAACATATGAGTGTCGAGGAGAACGTTACACTCGATTCTACACAGTTTACGTCAATGGTGAGTTTTTCAATGCTTAG